In the genome of Anabrus simplex isolate iqAnaSimp1 chromosome 6, ASM4041472v1, whole genome shotgun sequence, one region contains:
- the LOC137501231 gene encoding uncharacterized protein encodes MLHSEGHTVLRLPPYHSFFNAIEFVWSVAKQYYNKTVASRPGHGLDRATAVWKESLDQATAEMWRNEVKHTEKKIVEFYNNEVRGLPEVEELVIHHGSSESEEEDEEEEEEERREAEELAVPL; translated from the exons atgctgcacagtgaaggccatactgtcttacgacttcctccataccactcatttttcaatgccatcgaatttgtatggtctgtggcaaaacagtattataacaaaacagtggcttcaagacctggtcacggattggacagagctacagctgtgtggaaagaatctcttgatcag gcgacagcagagatgtggagaaatgaagtaaaacacactgagaagaagattgtcgagttctacaataatgaggtgagaggtcttcctgaagtggaggaactagtcattcatcatggaagcagtgaatcggaggaggaagatgaagaagaagaagaagaagaaagaagagaagccgaggagttagctgtaccattgtaa